The genomic window CAGAACATCCAGCCTTTCACACGGAACAAACATATGGTTCAACAACGCAAGAGAGTTAGTACTCAAAAAGCAAGTATCTGTAAATCAAGTTGTTTCCTGTAGAGATGACATTTTACTAACTCTGGAACACTATGGAATAGAATCGAAAAAAGCATTTAATATAATGGAAAAAGTCAGAAAAGGCAAAAAACTAACTGAAGAAGAATTAAATTTATTAACATCAAAAAAAGTCCCAAAATGGTACATCGAATCACTAATAAAAATAAAATACCTTTTCCCAAGATCTCACGCAGTAGCCTATATGTTCATGGCATATAAAATAGCCTTTTACAAACTTTACTACAGATTGGAGTTCTACTCAGTCTATTTTAGTGTTAGAGCAAAAATATTTGATATAGATACAATATTCAACGAAGAACTTATGATGAAAAAGATAGAAGAATTATCAGATATATCCTACAAACACGACTTTGAAAAATTCCTGACTTATTCTGTATTGAGAACGGCCTACGAAATGAAAAAACAGGGGTACTATTTTCTTCCACCTGACATATACAAATCACACATAACTGATTTTGTCATAGAGGGAAAAAATCTGAGAATTCCTTTAACCAAGATCCCAAATATCGGAATAAAAGGAGCTGAGAATATTTTCAAAGAAAGAGAGAAAAAATTTATATCAATAGAAGATTTCAAAAAGAGGACAAAAATAAGTAAAAGAATAATAGAAAAACTAAAAACCACAGGTTTCTTCAAAAACATGCCAGAAAAAAGCCAAATACCTCTATTCTAATATAATTTACTTATTTTTTAAGAATAATAAAATAAATACTTCTAAAGCTTTAGAAGTATTTATTCTTCTTTTATAATTATATTTAAATAGCTAAATCAGTTTCTTTATTATCAAAAATCAATTTCGGTTTTACAAACAATGCTGCACCAAAAGTTAATGGTCCAGTTCTTCCCACTAACATAAGTAATATAATAGAAACTTTACCAATTACAGTAAGAGAACTCGTTAACCCCATGCTCAAACCAACAGTTCCTAAAGCAGAAGCAGCTTCAAAAGCAACACTAATAAAATCTGTGTTTTCAGTTAAAGAAAGTATATAAACTCCTAAAGCTAAAACTACAAAATAAAAGACAAAACCAGCAGCGGCACTATTAACTCTTGATTTTGGAACTTTAGCTTTCCAAAAATAAACGTCATCTTTCCCTTGTAGAGTACTTTTTACAAGTCCATAAACAGCTGTAAAAGTTGTTGTTTTAAGTCCTCCACCAGTACCAGAAGGCGAAGCTCCAATAATCATATATATAGTTGTAAAAAACAACACTGATTTCATCAAACCACCAACATTGATAGTGTTAAATCCAACAGTAGTTATAGATGTCATTACCTGAAAAAATGATGTAATAAGTCTTTCATGTGCAGGTAAATCAGCTATAGATGGTTCTGAAATAAACACTAAAAATGTCCCAAATATAACCAGATAAAAAGTTGTTCTCAAAATTATTTTTGAAGTTAAGGTTATTGCTTCAGTTTTTCTTCTTATTTTTCTCCAATAGTCAACAAAAACAATGAAACCAATAGCTCCTGAAAAACTTAACCCTGAAATAGTCAAATTTAACCAAAAATTATTATAAAAATCTACAAAACTATTGTTAAATAAACTAAACCCCGCTGTACAAAATGCTGATACACTGTGAAAAATTGCCTGCCAAATCGCGTTATCTACTCCTTCATTAATAAAAATAAAATACAAAACAAAAGCTCCAATGGTTTCAATTATGACAGTAAAAAATATAACTGAATAAATGAACTTTTCTATTACGAAATTTTTAGGAATGGAAAAAACAGTTTGTGAAACTTCAGAAACATTTTTTGGTAACTGTTTTTTTCTTGTTAGTATTACAAAAGATGAAAAAGTCATATAACCTATACCGCCAAGTTGAATTAAAAGAAGAATTACAAATTCTCCAAAAAATGTATAACTATCAGAAACAGAAACCGTTGTTAAACCTGTTGTAGAAACAGCTGAAGTGGCTATAAAAAGATTATCCAGTGATCCTACAAAATTCACGGTTGAAATAGGTAGAGATAACATTATCCAACCAAAAACTATATAAAATACATATCCAAATAAAACTAATTTAACAGGATTTACTGTAGATAAATAATCTTTCAAATGTTCAATTGCTTTCATATCTTAATCCTCCAATTTCTGATTTGTTAAATTATCCAATTTTTCAGCAACTTTATGAAAAAACTCCTTATATATCTCACCTTTTTTCCCCCCAATAAAATCGCCCAATTTTCTATATATTTCTGGATCAATAGGATTTATGGAAAACATATCTTTGATTTTAGTAAATTCTTCATTTGAATAATAGCTGTTAATTTTAGCTGTTTCCATATTTTTTAAAGTATTTTCTAACCTTTCAAAAGTAAAAGGTTTTTGAATATAAGCGACTGTTCCTAATTTTGTACATTCTATTGCATTTTTAACTGTTCCATAAGCTGTCATTATAACAACATCTGTATGATCATCTTTATTCCTCATCTCTTTCAATATTTTTGTCCCAGAAATTTTTGGCATTTTGATATCTAAAAATATCAAATCATATTTATTGTGATTGATTTTTCTTAAAGCTTCTTCCCCATCTATTGCTTCTTCTACATCATACCCTTTATTTTTCATACCTAAAACTAACAAATTCCTAATATTTTTAGTATCATCAGCTATCAGAATTTTCTTCATTTTTATTATCTCCTTTTGAGAACGTGATGATAAATTTAGTCCCTTTTTCATTTTGACTTTCTATCTCAATTGAAGCTCCATGACTATCTAAAATCTCTTTAGATATAGTTAGTCCCATTCCAGAATCATCAACATAATTCGTTTTATTTTCTCTACTTGAATAATATTTTTTAAAAATATTTTCAATTTTATCTGCTTTAATTCCTTTTCCAGTATCAGCTATTTCAAAAATGACATTTTCATTATCGTTTTGATAAGTTTTTATAGCTATATCGTCATTCTCCTTTGTATGTTTTAAAGAATTTGAAATAAGGTTATTTATTACCCAACTAATCTTCACTTTATCTATATAAATGTTTGGAATTTCTTGAAGATCAACATAAATATTTTTATTCTCTTTATTAGCTTGAAATTCAAACTGCTCTACACTTGTTCTAACAATTTCATTTAAATCTTCATAGTCATACTCATAAAAAGCGTCTATATCATCTATTTTCCTTAGATTCACAAGATTAGAAATGAGATTGGAAATTTTTTCGACATCTTCTTTAATAGTTAAAACCAACTCTTCATTTTCGCTATCAATATTTTTGATTTTTTCTTCTAAAATAGAAAGGCCAAGAATAATAGAGGTCAACGGAGTTTTAAATTCATGAGATACACTTGAAATTAAGCCTAATCTCATATTTTCAAATTCTTTTTCTTTAGTTATATTTCTTAAAGAAACTATTATTCCGTTTAAATTAGCGTTTACATCTCTTATTTTAGTAGCCAAAACATTGAAAAAATATTTTTGATCTTCGATTTCAATTTTAATAACTCTATAATCATTTTCTTTATCGCTCTTCACCAAATTAGACAGTATATCGTATAAATCAAGATTTTTTACTATATCAAAAATAAACTTATGTTTAACTTCCTCTTTGCATTTAAAAAATTCTTTAAATGCATAATTAGTCAATATCAATTTCATATTTTCATCTAACACAAAAATAGGATCTGGAATATTGTTAATAAGTGCCACAGATTTACTTTTTTCTTCGCCAAGCTGTTCAATAGTTGATTTTTCAAACTCTTTTATTCTCTCAGTCATTTTATTAAACTCTTGAATCAAAATACCAAGTTCATCATTTGTTTCTATGTCCAGCGGTTCTCTTTTACTCATAGATTTAATAGTTTTAATTTCATTAATCAATTTAAAAAGTGGACTTAAAAATCTTTTGATCAAAAATAAAGATAAATATATACTCATAAAAACAGAAAAAACCGTTATCACTACAATCAAAACTGTGACATTTCTCCATTTATCAACTAACTCATCTCTTGAACCAAAAATAGAATTTTCATTTATCTTGATTAATTCATCAATGTTGTTTAAAATTTCAGAATATAAAGGTCTTATGCTATCAGCATATAATCCTTCAATAAATTCTGTATCTTCTCTGTTATTTTTTAATTCATCAAAAAGATTTAGATATTTATTATAATTACTATTAAGGTTTTGGACTAAATCATTCTCTCCTTCTTCGGTAATATTGTTATTTTGAAATTCTAAGGCATCTTCAAAATTGTTTCTTTCATTATAAAAGGTCTCGACATTCAATATTGAGAAGTTTCTAATTAAATTTGCAATTGCGTTATTTTGCTCTTTTATAGAATATTTCATTTGATTTAAAACTTTTATAGAATCATAATTATTTGATATTAATAACTCTACCTCATTAGTCATTCTATAAAGACTTGAAGAGGAAAAAATACCTAATACCCCAATTATAACGATTAATATAATTACCAAAAATAAAAATTTAGACTTAAGACTATTTAACATTATTATCACCTCTGATACCATTATATTTCTTAGATTGAATAATTTTAGCTTTTTTATCTAGCTGGTTATAGCCAATTATACTAGATTATCTTCGATTATGATATTATTTCTTTATTATATTAAACCTTATACGAAGAAAGTAATTAATAAATTATTAAATATATTATATCAATAAATTGATATAATATATTTAACTAAAAACATTATAGGAGCTGATAAAATGAAAAAAACTGAAATAAAAAATTATCTGAGTAATTTTTCAAAAAAACAATTAATAGATGAATTATCTTCTATTATTATGAGCAATAGGGATTTAAAAGAAAAATATTATATCTTGGTAAATATTGATAATAAAAAACAAATAACTGATTATGTAAAAGATATTGAGGTATAATTAATTTCTTTTATAAGTTTTATTTTTAAACTATTATTTTTGACTAAGTTCTTATTTTGTATTAAAATTTAAGTAAGAAATTTGATTTGGGGGATGTTATGAAGAATTTTCTTAAAAGTTTTGAAGATAATAAATTTTTCTATTTTGTGAAAAATTTGTATAATAAATCGAGAGAAGATGACGTCGGTTTTATTGCCGGTTATATATCTTTTTTTCTTTTGTTATCTATTTTTCCATTTTTGATTTTTTTCTTTAATTTGTTGAGGTATACTCCTATAGCTAATCAAGATTTTATCGAAAACATTTTGATAGAGATACCACCTGAAACACGAGATATTTTAGAGACTATTATTAACGAGACTATTAATTCGAGTTCGCAGACTCTTTTATCAGTTAGTTTAATTTTTTCTATTTGGGCAGGTTCTAATGGAATCACTGCTATTATCAGCTCAATTAACAAGGCTTACAGTATACAAAAAAAATTACCTTATTGGAAGTTGAAATTGATTTCCATAGTTTTTACAGTATTGCTGGTTGTTCTTATAATATTTGTACTTTTCACCCTTGTTTTTGGGGAGATTATTACTAATGAGATTTTTAATGAATTACAAGCTAATGGCTCTTTTTATTCTTTTTGGAATGTCATGAGAATTATTATTCCTTTTGTTTCTATGGTTTTGATTTTTGGCCTTTTATACAAATTTAGTATTTCATTTAATAAGAGAACTAGTACTAAGTTTATTTACACTTTACCAGGTTCTATTTTTACAACTGTTGGTTGGATTATCAGCTCTTCTATTTTTTCTGATTATATTAATAATTTCAATATTTTTTCAACAACCTATGGAAGTTTGGGAGGAATAGTTATTTCTCTTATTTGGATTTATATAATTAGTCTTATGATTATTATTGGAGCAGAGATCAACGGATGTCTGCATTTAAACAATAATTAAAAACCCACTCTTTAAAAAAGAATGGGTTTAATTTTTATTTATTTATCCAACTGTGGTTGAACGTAGTGGTTCCAGAATACTTTTATTACAAGTGCTGATGGGGCAGCAATTAGAGAGCCTATGAATCCAAAAGCTGCTCCGAATATGAGTATGGATAATATTACCCCAACTGGATTTATTCTTGCCCTTCCCTTCATTATATTTAGGAAAAACACGAAAGCTGCTCCATGTAATATTGACATTATAATCAGAAGTATTAGCATTTTTACAAGCCCGCTGGAGATCCCAACAATTATTAATGGAATGAATTCAAAAACCACACCGACAATAGGAATGAAGTTGGTTATTCCTGCCCAGAAACTAAGCAAGAGTGAATATCTAATGTCAAGAAAATTCAATGCTATAAAGGCCCCAACACCGACGAATAATGATGCAAAAATTGTAGAAATAACAAAATTATTCAAATTTATATGCAAGTCTTTCAAGAAATTAACTGCTATTTTTCTGGTGTTTCTGGGATAGATTTTGTGTATGTTTGTTTTAAAAGAGTCAAAATAAAAACTTAGATATATTGTTATTAATATATGAAAAAATACAAAGGACCCTAATTTTTGGCCAATATTTGGCAATTCCACAATCCACTGGTTGAAAAACTCTATTATCTTTGGTTGTAAAGATGCCAAATACTCTGAGAAGTTCTTCTCTATTTCTGGAAATACGTTGCTTTCCGTTCCCAAAATTCCAGATGATCCTTCAAAAAGTGATTCCCATGTTCTGTTTTCAAAGAAGTTGTTTATAAATATTACAAAATTTCTGACTTCACCAAAAACCATTGGTACTAAGAAAAACATTAAGAAAGCTAACCCTGTAAATATTATTATTAACGAAAGAGATATAGATAGATTTTGTGGAATTTTAAATAGTTTAATCAGATTTTTAGAGAAGAGTTGCACTACAAGCACCATTCCAATTGAAAAAACAATTGTTGAAAAGACACTCATGGAAAATACTCCCACTAAAAAAAATAAACTTATATAGACTATTGAAAAAATACCAGCTATAATCCTTTTATCCACAAAAAACACCTCTTGCCAAAAATTTTACTTCTTTTTATTATTATACCATTGCTATATATATAGTAACTAAAAATTGTATGATAAATATTGTATAATTTTAATAAGTTTTTAAAAAAGATAATCTTGGATGAAGAGATTTGGTTTTATTTTCTCATTATTTTCTTAATTTTTTTGTAAAGTTTGATTGTTATACTGAGATTGTTAATAATTGAACAATTAAATATTTTCCCTAAGATGAAGGAATTTTTCTGACATCAAAGGAAGACGAAAATGAACGGAATCATCTCGTGCTTATTAGTACGTGATTTGATATATTGTTTCCTCTTCCTTTGAGAATTTTATAACAAGGAGGAGGATTTTTTTATGGATGTTAAGACGGCTATGATTTCCATTGCAATTACAGATAGAGAAAATGCCTATAGTAAAGTTAATGAAGTGCTTCATTTAAATGCTGAAAATATTAATTTGAGGGTAGGCTATCCAATGAAAGAAGATAATGTTGCTATTATTTTTGTTGTTTTTAAGGGAACTACAGACCAAATTGGTTCTTTAAATGGAAAGTTAGGTCAGATAAACGGAGTTAAGGTTAAATCACATACTTTAAAATATTAGAGGTGGTATTATGTTTTATTTAAAAGACAACAACACTAAGACTTTTATAGATGAAGAAAAAATCAAGAACTTACTGGAAAAAGCTAAAAATCCAGAAAAAGAAAGAGTAGAAGAAATAATAAACAAATCTTTGAACAAAAATAGATTAGATTTAGAAGAGATGGCTGTTCTTTTAAACTGTGAAGAAGAAGAATTAGTCAAAAAGATTTTTGAAGGGGCAAAAACACTAAAACAAAAAATTTATGGAAATAGAATTGTTCTTTTTGCACCTTTGTATATTGGTAATGAATGTATTAATAATTGTGAATATTGTGGTTTTAGAATCAGCAATAAAGAAATTTTTCGAAATTCTTTGAGTTTAGAACAAGTGAAAAATGAAACAACTTCTTTAGTAAATAGCGGACACAAAAGGTTGATCCTTGTTTATGGGGAACATCCTCAATATGATGCGGATTTTATTGCTGATACGGTGAAAGAAGTTTATTCTGTTAAGAGTGGAAAAGGTAATATAAGAAGAGTTAATATAAATGCCGCACCACAGACTGTTGAAGATTTTAAGAAAATAAAAGATGTTGGCATTGGTACTTACCAAGTTTTTCAAGAAACATATCACCAAGAGACTTATAAAAAGGTTCACCCAAGTGGCCCTAAATCCAGCTATAGATGGAGACTCTATTCTTTAGATAGAGCTTTTAAAGCTGGCATAGATGATGTTGGAATAGGTGCATTGTTCGGATTGTACGACTGGAAGTTTGAAATGATGGGACTATTATCTCATACTATACATTTTGAAGAAAGATTCAATGTTGGGCCTCATACTATTTCTTTTCCAAGAATAGAGCCCGCTTTGAACACGCCAATATCCGAACAACCACCACATTTAGTTGATGATTACACTTTTAAAAAACTCGTCGCTATTTTGAGGCTGGCCGTTCCTTATACAGGGTTAATTTTAACAGCAAGGGAATCACTTGAAATTAGAAACGAATTAATGCAGTTTGGGGTATCACAAATTGATGCAGGTTCAAATATAGGGGTAGGAGCTTATTCAACCAATGATAAAGAAGCTTATAAAAAATCGCAATTTGTACTTGGAGATCAAAGAACTTTAGATGATGTAATAAGACAGCTAACTGATGAAGATTACCTTCCTTCTTTTTGTACTGGTTGTTATAGACTTGGAAGAACTGGTGAGCACTTTATGGAATTTGCCATTCCTGGATTTGTAAAGAGATTTTGTACTCCAAATGCTGTAAGTACTCTCATGGAATACGCAGTTGATTATGCTTCTGAAGAAACTAAGGCATCTTGTTTGAGAGTTATAGGCAAAGAAATCAAAAATATAAAAGACGAAAAGATGAAAGATGCATTAAAGGCAAATATAGATAGAATCAAAACTGGCGAAAGAGATTTATACTTTTAGAGGTGCTTTATGTTTGAATCAATTTACAACAAATTAAATACTAAAGGTAAAAAACTTTTGGATTATTTTACTGAAAACAAAACTCTTAACAAAGAATTTATTCTCTATATTTTAGGGTTAGAAAAAGATGATCCGCAAAGAAATTTGCTTTATAAAGCTTCTTCTATAGTAAAAGAAAACTTTACTGCTAATTATGTTTCTATAAAAGGATTAATAGAGTTCAGCAATTACTGTTCAAAAAACTGTTATTACTGTGGAATTAGAAGAGATAATAAAACCCTAAAAAGATATAGAATGACAGAAGAAGACATATTAGAAGCAGTTGAGAAAGTGAAAAAATTGGGGTTAGATAC from Geotoga petraea includes these protein-coding regions:
- a CDS encoding AI-2E family transporter; translation: MDKRIIAGIFSIVYISLFFLVGVFSMSVFSTIVFSIGMVLVVQLFSKNLIKLFKIPQNLSISLSLIIIFTGLAFLMFFLVPMVFGEVRNFVIFINNFFENRTWESLFEGSSGILGTESNVFPEIEKNFSEYLASLQPKIIEFFNQWIVELPNIGQKLGSFVFFHILITIYLSFYFDSFKTNIHKIYPRNTRKIAVNFLKDLHINLNNFVISTIFASLFVGVGAFIALNFLDIRYSLLLSFWAGITNFIPIVGVVFEFIPLIIVGISSGLVKMLILLIIMSILHGAAFVFFLNIMKGRARINPVGVILSILIFGAAFGFIGSLIAAPSALVIKVFWNHYVQPQLDK
- the hydG gene encoding [FeFe] hydrogenase H-cluster radical SAM maturase HydG, with protein sequence MMFYLKDNNTKTFIDEEKIKNLLEKAKNPEKERVEEIINKSLNKNRLDLEEMAVLLNCEEEELVKKIFEGAKTLKQKIYGNRIVLFAPLYIGNECINNCEYCGFRISNKEIFRNSLSLEQVKNETTSLVNSGHKRLILVYGEHPQYDADFIADTVKEVYSVKSGKGNIRRVNINAAPQTVEDFKKIKDVGIGTYQVFQETYHQETYKKVHPSGPKSSYRWRLYSLDRAFKAGIDDVGIGALFGLYDWKFEMMGLLSHTIHFEERFNVGPHTISFPRIEPALNTPISEQPPHLVDDYTFKKLVAILRLAVPYTGLILTARESLEIRNELMQFGVSQIDAGSNIGVGAYSTNDKEAYKKSQFVLGDQRTLDDVIRQLTDEDYLPSFCTGCYRLGRTGEHFMEFAIPGFVKRFCTPNAVSTLMEYAVDYASEETKASCLRVIGKEIKNIKDEKMKDALKANIDRIKTGERDLYF
- a CDS encoding TrkH family potassium uptake protein; protein product: MKAIEHLKDYLSTVNPVKLVLFGYVFYIVFGWIMLSLPISTVNFVGSLDNLFIATSAVSTTGLTTVSVSDSYTFFGEFVILLLIQLGGIGYMTFSSFVILTRKKQLPKNVSEVSQTVFSIPKNFVIEKFIYSVIFFTVIIETIGAFVLYFIFINEGVDNAIWQAIFHSVSAFCTAGFSLFNNSFVDFYNNFWLNLTISGLSFSGAIGFIVFVDYWRKIRRKTEAITLTSKIILRTTFYLVIFGTFLVFISEPSIADLPAHERLITSFFQVMTSITTVGFNTINVGGLMKSVLFFTTIYMIIGASPSGTGGGLKTTTFTAVYGLVKSTLQGKDDVYFWKAKVPKSRVNSAAAGFVFYFVVLALGVYILSLTENTDFISVAFEAASALGTVGLSMGLTSSLTVIGKVSIILLMLVGRTGPLTFGAALFVKPKLIFDNKETDLAI
- a CDS encoding response regulator, with the protein product MKKILIADDTKNIRNLLVLGMKNKGYDVEEAIDGEEALRKINHNKYDLIFLDIKMPKISGTKILKEMRNKDDHTDVVIMTAYGTVKNAIECTKLGTVAYIQKPFTFERLENTLKNMETAKINSYYSNEEFTKIKDMFSINPIDPEIYRKLGDFIGGKKGEIYKEFFHKVAEKLDNLTNQKLED
- a CDS encoding YihY/virulence factor BrkB family protein; the encoded protein is MKNFLKSFEDNKFFYFVKNLYNKSREDDVGFIAGYISFFLLLSIFPFLIFFFNLLRYTPIANQDFIENILIEIPPETRDILETIINETINSSSQTLLSVSLIFSIWAGSNGITAIISSINKAYSIQKKLPYWKLKLISIVFTVLLVVLIIFVLFTLVFGEIITNEIFNELQANGSFYSFWNVMRIIIPFVSMVLIFGLLYKFSISFNKRTSTKFIYTLPGSIFTTVGWIISSSIFSDYINNFNIFSTTYGSLGGIVISLIWIYIISLMIIIGAEINGCLHLNNN
- a CDS encoding sensor histidine kinase; the protein is MLNSLKSKFLFLVIILIVIIGVLGIFSSSSLYRMTNEVELLISNNYDSIKVLNQMKYSIKEQNNAIANLIRNFSILNVETFYNERNNFEDALEFQNNNITEEGENDLVQNLNSNYNKYLNLFDELKNNREDTEFIEGLYADSIRPLYSEILNNIDELIKINENSIFGSRDELVDKWRNVTVLIVVITVFSVFMSIYLSLFLIKRFLSPLFKLINEIKTIKSMSKREPLDIETNDELGILIQEFNKMTERIKEFEKSTIEQLGEEKSKSVALINNIPDPIFVLDENMKLILTNYAFKEFFKCKEEVKHKFIFDIVKNLDLYDILSNLVKSDKENDYRVIKIEIEDQKYFFNVLATKIRDVNANLNGIIVSLRNITKEKEFENMRLGLISSVSHEFKTPLTSIILGLSILEEKIKNIDSENEELVLTIKEDVEKISNLISNLVNLRKIDDIDAFYEYDYEDLNEIVRTSVEQFEFQANKENKNIYVDLQEIPNIYIDKVKISWVINNLISNSLKHTKENDDIAIKTYQNDNENVIFEIADTGKGIKADKIENIFKKYYSSRENKTNYVDDSGMGLTISKEILDSHGASIEIESQNEKGTKFIITFSKGDNKNEENSDS
- a CDS encoding TM1266 family iron-only hydrogenase system putative regulator, with amino-acid sequence MDVKTAMISIAITDRENAYSKVNEVLHLNAENINLRVGYPMKEDNVAIIFVVFKGTTDQIGSLNGKLGQINGVKVKSHTLKY